The following proteins are encoded in a genomic region of Natrinema sp. DC36:
- a CDS encoding DUF5803 family protein, translated as MNRRLVFATIAVVLLTTGAGCSGFFGGISDEELDREQEYGDLRDTETDADVTIALEDGNLLGGGEFRAVYDLSGTDELELYQSTLFSDEPLNIHSVRYWYPNGTELTGSELEIEQGGSMTTVQVPDGNGTLAFSGEAGRKTFQQPAYVGGSYEVLVPEGHRTSNFLFGDVSPNGYERTVADDREQLYWEEVDEDSTISLRYYLARDIPLFLGLIGAVVLIGGIGIGYYYRQVKRLREEREEFGVDVDDDSDGGPPGLL; from the coding sequence ATGAACCGACGGCTCGTTTTCGCGACGATCGCGGTCGTGTTGCTGACGACGGGAGCCGGCTGCTCGGGATTCTTCGGCGGAATATCGGACGAGGAGCTCGACCGCGAGCAGGAGTACGGCGACCTGCGTGACACCGAAACCGACGCCGACGTTACCATCGCGCTCGAGGACGGAAACCTGCTCGGGGGCGGCGAGTTCCGGGCCGTCTACGACCTCAGCGGGACCGACGAACTGGAGCTGTACCAGTCGACCCTCTTTAGCGACGAACCGCTGAATATCCACAGCGTTCGCTACTGGTATCCCAACGGCACCGAACTCACGGGCTCGGAACTCGAGATCGAACAGGGCGGATCGATGACTACCGTCCAGGTTCCCGACGGGAACGGCACGCTCGCGTTCTCCGGCGAGGCCGGGCGCAAGACGTTCCAGCAGCCGGCCTACGTCGGGGGCTCCTACGAGGTGCTGGTCCCCGAGGGTCATCGGACGTCGAATTTCCTGTTCGGCGACGTTTCGCCCAACGGGTACGAGCGCACGGTCGCCGACGATCGGGAGCAACTCTACTGGGAGGAGGTCGACGAGGACAGCACGATCTCGCTTCGATACTACCTCGCGCGTGACATCCCGCTGTTCCTCGGTCTCATCGGAGCGGTCGTCCTCATCGGCGGCATCGGGATCGGCTACTACTACCGACAGGTCAAGCGACTCCGGGAGGAACGAGAGGAATTCGGCGTCGACGTCGACGACGATTCTGACGGCGGGCCGCCGGGGCTCCTGTAG
- a CDS encoding chemotaxis protein CheW, with the protein MASASNDETGTDDERVTVLTFDLEERRYCVRAESVASVLGVADDESLADAADPWNAGTITVAGERVRVVDLPRVFGSTFRTATRVDEPKLLVFDATDETGRYYSWLVDHVDATRTVRTTALEPPHANTTHVKGRLEIDGSNVIWLDERTIHG; encoded by the coding sequence ATGGCATCGGCTTCGAACGACGAAACCGGCACCGACGACGAACGCGTGACCGTCCTGACGTTCGATCTCGAGGAGCGGCGATACTGCGTCAGGGCCGAGTCCGTGGCCTCCGTGCTGGGCGTCGCTGACGACGAGTCACTCGCCGACGCGGCCGATCCGTGGAACGCGGGGACGATCACCGTCGCCGGCGAACGGGTCAGAGTGGTCGACCTCCCCCGGGTGTTCGGATCGACGTTTCGAACGGCGACCCGGGTCGACGAGCCGAAACTGCTCGTCTTCGACGCCACCGACGAGACGGGGCGCTACTACAGCTGGCTCGTCGACCACGTCGATGCGACCAGAACCGTCCGAACAACTGCACTCGAGCCGCCACACGCGAACACGACCCACGTCAAAGGTCGACTCGAGATCGACGGCTCGAACGTCATCTGGCTCGACGAACGAACCATACACGGCTGA
- a CDS encoding chemotaxis protein CheW — protein MAPDLSEKFLGIDIDDADRTRDSDGGDDEQEELRQFVFVGVGEHRLALPVDAVRTITEPPAELTRVPRAPPAIEGLMDLRGEITAVIDPRVHFPVSDSRSGRERLLVLDRSSDRQSAAIRVDEVIGVETVPESDVIDADTVDASELSGDALDHPLVLALVTQERNPEPEPRVGRVTADESAEDGVETPGAGTTVGAGGSAALSSARRTSGGVGEPIGETFEIESDEDTGDDIDENELDDSTQEIIVEATALVDIDRLLLASGNR, from the coding sequence ATGGCCCCGGACCTCTCCGAGAAGTTCCTCGGAATCGATATCGACGACGCCGATCGCACCCGCGATTCGGACGGCGGGGACGACGAGCAAGAAGAACTCCGCCAGTTCGTCTTCGTCGGCGTCGGTGAACACCGACTCGCGCTGCCGGTCGACGCGGTCAGAACGATCACCGAACCACCGGCGGAACTGACCCGCGTCCCACGCGCACCGCCCGCGATCGAGGGGTTGATGGACCTCAGGGGGGAGATCACGGCCGTCATCGATCCGCGGGTTCACTTCCCGGTTTCCGACTCCCGCTCGGGCCGCGAACGACTGCTCGTGCTCGATCGCTCGAGCGACCGACAGTCGGCAGCGATCCGCGTCGACGAGGTGATCGGCGTCGAGACCGTCCCCGAAAGCGACGTGATCGACGCGGACACCGTCGATGCCAGTGAGCTGTCGGGCGACGCCCTCGACCATCCCCTGGTCCTCGCACTCGTTACGCAAGAACGGAACCCGGAACCGGAGCCGCGCGTCGGACGCGTAACCGCGGATGAATCGGCCGAGGACGGTGTCGAGACACCCGGGGCCGGAACGACAGTCGGCGCTGGCGGTTCCGCGGCGCTGTCGTCGGCGCGTCGCACGAGCGGCGGCGTCGGCGAGCCGATCGGAGAGACGTTCGAGATCGAATCGGACGAGGATACCGGCGACGACATCGATGAGAACGAGCTGGACGATTCGACGCAGGAGATCATCGTCGAAGCGACCGCCCTCGTCGATATCGACCGGCTGCTGTTGGCGTCGGGAAACCGGTAA